AGAATATCTGGAAAAAATGAAAACAATCCTTAAATATTAAAACAATGCTTCGTTTTGGAAATGAAACAAGTTTAAAGAGGGTTGCTCACAAATTCACCCTTTTCTGAAACGATCTGATTTCCCCATTCTGTAATTGTTTCTAAGACAGGGATAAATGTTTTTCCAAAATCCGTGAGACTGTAAATCACCTTAACAGGAGGTTTGTTGCCATATACTTTTCTTGATACAAGGCCGTCCTTTTCCAATTGCTTCAACTGTAAACTCAATGTCATTTCAGTAATATTTGGCACTTCTTTCCGAAGCTCGTTATACCGTTTTTCAACATCTTTTAAATGGTAGAGAATTACCGCTTTCCATTTGCCGCCTATCAAATCCATCGCCAGGCTTATTGTACAGGGGTAAGCTTTCCCATCTAGTTTTACGTAATCACCAACACATTCTGTTTTCATGATGCATTTATTTTAACCTATCTGTTTGGATAGTTATTGCAAATTTAATGTACTAAAGATAGTTTTGCAACTATAATTTTTATAGTGTAAAATTTCACCTAAATCATAAAAAAATGGTATCGGATTTAACAGCAAATGAAAACTTGAATCAGGAAGATAAA
This region of Pedobacter steynii genomic DNA includes:
- a CDS encoding winged helix-turn-helix transcriptional regulator, which translates into the protein MKTECVGDYVKLDGKAYPCTISLAMDLIGGKWKAVILYHLKDVEKRYNELRKEVPNITEMTLSLQLKQLEKDGLVSRKVYGNKPPVKVIYSLTDFGKTFIPVLETITEWGNQIVSEKGEFVSNPL